In Streptomyces sp. P9-A4, the genomic window TGGCAGTCCGAGGGCGCGGGCGAACACGTTCGTCGAGCCGCCGGGGACCACCGCCAGTCCCGGGAGCCGCTCGGGATCCGGCCCGTCGTGGAGCAGTCCGTTGACGACCTCGTTCACCGTGCCGTCGCCGCCGAGGGCCACCACGAGGTCGATGTTGCCCGAGTCGGCGGCCCGTCTGCCCAGGTCACGCGCGTGTCCGCGGTACTCGGTACTGACCGCCTCCAGCTTCATCTCGCTGGCGAGCGCGTGGATCAGGACGTCACGGGTGCGGGCACTGGTGGTGGTGGCTGCCGGATTGACCACGAGAAGTGCGCGCATGAGCGTCAGGGTACCTACCCCTCGGTACCGGGCCCAGTCCAGCCCGCTCCCTGGACGGCTCGCCCGGCTCCGTAAGCCCCGGCCCGCCCCCGCTACCCTGCCCTCTATGAGCAGTACGGAGCCCACGAACAGCACGGACCAGACCCCCGCCGCCCGACCCGCCGCCCGACCCGTCCGCCTCGCCGCGGCGGCGGTCGTGGCCGGTGTGGAGGCCCTCGGGCTCGTCGCCGGTGGCGTGTACATGTTGGTGCACGCCCTGACCGGGACGTCCGACGACCTCACCGGGGCCACGACCGGAGCTGTGACCCTTGTCGCACTCGGTCTGATCCCGCTGGCCGCCGCCCGCGGTCTGTGGCTGTGCCGCTCCTGGAGCCGAGGCCCGGCCGTGATCACCCAGATCCTGGCCCTGCCGGTCGCCTGGCAGATGATCCAGGCGAACAGCGCGATGATCCCGGCCGGCGTCGTCCTCGGCGTCCTGGCCGTCGCCGGGCTCGTCCTCCTCGTGAACCCGGCCACGACCGAGGCGCTCGGCATCCGGCGCCCCGGTCAGCAGGCCTGACGGGTCACTCCTCGACGAGGAGCTTCTCCCGCAGCTGCGCCAGGGTCCGTGCCAGCAGCCGGGAGACGTGCATCTGCGAGATGCCGACCTCCTGCGCGATCTGCGACTGGGTCATGTTCCCGAAGAAGCGCAGCAGCAGGATCCGCTTCTCCCGGGGAGGCAGGTCCTCGAGCAGCGGCTTGAGCGACTCGCGGTACTCGACCCCCTCCAGGGCCTCGTCCTCCGCGCCGAGCGTGTCCGCGACCGCCGGCGACTCGTCGTCCGTGTCGGGGACGTCCAGGGACAGCGTCGAGTAGGCGTTCGCCGACTCCAGCCCCTCCAGGACCTCTTCCTCCGAGATCCCGAGCCGCTCCGCCAGCTCGTGCACGGTCGGCGAGCGGCCGTGCTGCTGGGAGAGCTCCGCCGTGGCCGTGGTCAGCGAGAGCCGTAGCTCCTGGAGCCGGCGCGGCACCCGGACCGCCCACCCCTTGTCACGGAAGTGGCGCTTGATCTCACCGACGACCGTGGGGGTGGCGTACGTCGAGAACTCGACGCCGCGCTCCGGGTCGAACCGGTCCACCGACTTGATCAGGCCGATGGTCGCGACCTGGGTCAGGTCGTCCAGCGGCTCGCCGCGGTTGCGGAATCGCCGGGCCAGGTGCTCCACCAGCGGCAGGTGCATCCGTACCAGCCGGTTGCGCAGTTCCGCCTTCTCCGGGGAGCCCTCGGGCAGCTCGCGCAGTGTGACGAAGAGGGCGCGGGCGCCGCTCCGGTCGTGCGGGTCCGGGGCGGCGGGGACGTCCGGTTCCTCGTCGTCCTCCTCGGCCTCGTCCCCGGGCTTCCCCGCGCCGGCGTCCGCCTCCGCGTCCCCGCGCGCGTCCGCGGCGGCATCGGCCTCCGCCGGCCGCGGCTCCTCGGGAGCCGCGGCGGAGCCCTCCGCACTCGCGGGGCCCCGGGGGGCCTCGGAGACACCGGGTGTCTCGGGAACCTCGTGGTGCTGCTCGTGCTCGCTCATCTGGTCCGCCTGCTCCGTAGCGACCTCATACGGCCGTGCCTGCTGCTCAGGGATGCCGGCCGTCGCGTCCCCGCGCCTCACGCCGGGCCTGGCCCCGCGCCGCGCTGTTTGTACAGGCTGATCGAGACCGTACGGTCTTCGGCCACCGACGACTCCACCTTCCCGGCCAGTGCCGAGAGCACCGTCCAGGCGAAGGTGTCCCGCTCGGGCGCCCGGCCGTCCGTCGTCGGGGCGGAGACGGTCACGTCGAGGGAGTCGTCGACCAGCCGGAAGACACAGCTGAGGACGGACCCCGGCACGGCCTGCTGGAGCAGGATGGCGCAGGCCTCGTCGACCGCGATCCGCAAGTCCTCGATCTCGTCGAGGGTGAAGTCCAAGCGCGCCGCGAGACCGGCCGTGGCCGTACGCAGCACGGACAGATAGGCACCCGCAGCGGGCAGCCGGACTTCCACGAAGTCCTGGGTCCCGGGCTCGCCTGTGATCTGGGACACCCTCACCTCCAAGGTGGCACAAGCTCATTCGGGGCTCGGGGGAAAGGGCCCCCCGAACCGGGCGGTACGCAGGGACTGCGCAGTCCGCCGTGACGCTATCGCGATCGGTCCCGCCATGTCGCCGTCGGCTCCCGCCGCCCCCGTCACCGACCGTCACCCATGGTAGGCCCATGGGCGCGGACGGTGGGCAGGGGTCTGCGGGGGCCGGGACGAGCGACCGGCGGAGGGGTGACGTACCCAACCGGGGGGCGGCCGAACCGTCGGACGGCCGAATCGCCGGACGGTCCTACGACCGGACCGGCGGACGGCCGGACGATCCGGCCCGGACCGCGGGTCCCGGTCAGACGATCGAGCCGTCCACGAAGCACCAGCGCCAGGCCTCGCCCGGCTCGAACGTCCGCATCACCGGATGCCCGGTCGTGGAGAAGTGCCCCGTCGCGTGCTGCCCCGCCGAGGAGTCGCAGCAGCCGACGTGCCCGCAGGCCAGACAGAGCCGCAGCTGGACCGGATGCGTACCGTCCGCAAGGCACTCGGGACAGGTGTCGGCCAGCGGCGCCGGTTCGGGGCGCGGCATTTCGGCTACGTGCGGGCACTCGCTCATGATGGCCAGGTTACGTTGCGGCACGGACAGGGACGGGGCAGACGGGCATGGACGCACTGCAACTGGTGGCGCTGGTGGCGGCGAGCGCCGCGATCGCGGGGATCGCGCGCCGGACACCGGTGCCCGCCCCCCTGCTGCTCGTCGCGTTCGGTCTCGTCGCCTCGTACGTCCCCGGGGTGCCGGACTACACCCTCGACCCGCACATCGTGCTGCCGCTGATCCTGCCCCCGCTCCTCTACACGGCGGCCGTCGACTCCTCCTATCTCGACCTGCGGGCCAACATCCGGCCCGTCGCGCTGCTCTCCGTCGGGTACGTCCTCTTCGCCACCGTGGCCGTGGGCTGGCTCGCGTACGTCCTCGTCCCCGACCTGCCGCTGACCGCCGCGCTCGTGCTGGGCGCGGTGGTCGCCCCGCCGGACGCCGTCGCCGCCACCGCCATCGCGCGCAAGCTCGGCCTGCCGAACAGGATCACCACGATCCTCCAGGGCGAGTCCCTGGTGAACGACGCCACCGCCATCACCGCCTACAAGGTCGCCCTCGCGGCGGCCGTCGGCGAGGGCATCGGCTGGGCGGGCGGCCTGGGGGAGTTCGCGCTCGCGGCCCTCGGCGGCATCGGCGTCGGCCTGGTCCTCATGGTCCCCATCCACTGGCTGCGCCGCACCCTCGGCGACTCCCTCCTCCAGAACACGCTCTCCCTCCTCATCCCCTTCGTCGCCTACGCGGCGGCCGAGGAGGTCGGCGCCTCCGGAGTCCTCGCCGTCGTCGTGGTCGGCCTCTTCCTCGGCCACCGCGCCTGGCAGGTCGACTTCGCGACCCGGCTCCAGGAGGAGGCGGTCTGGAAGATGGTCGCCTTCGTCCTGGAGTCCGCCGTCTTCGCCCTGATCGGCCTCCAGCTGCCGTACGTCGTCCAGGGACTCGGCCCGTACGGGATCGGCGAGGCGGTCCGGTACGCGGTCGGCGTCTTCGTCGCCGTGGTCGTCGTCCGCTTCGTCTGGGTCTACCCGGCGACCTTCCTGCCCCGCTGGACGTCCCCGCGCATCCGGGAACGGGAGCCCGAGGTGGACTGGCGGGCGCCGCTCGTCGTCGGCTGGGCCGGCATGCGCGGCGTGGTCTCCCTGGCCATCGCCTTCTCCATCCCCGTCGTCACCGACGGCGTGGAATTCCCGGCCCGCAACCTCGTCCTCTTCCTCACCTTCACCACCGTGATCGGCACCCTGGTGGTCCAGGGACTGACCCTGCCGCCCCTGATCCGGCTCCTGAAGCTCCCCGGCCGGGACGGGTACGCCGAGACGCTGGCCGAGGCGCAGGCGCAGAGCGAGGCCTCGCGGGCCGCCGAGGAACGCCTCGACGAGCTCCTCGCCGACGAGCGCAACGCCCTGCCGAAGCCCCTCGCCGACCGGCTGCGCACGGTCCTCGAACGGCGCCGCAACGCGGTCTGGGAGCGGCTGGGCTCCGTCAACGAGGTCACCGGCGAGACGGCGGACGACACCTACCGGCGGCTGTCGCGCGAGATGATCGACGCCGAGCGGGAGGTCTTCGTACAGCTGCGGGACGCGCGCCGGATCGACGACGAGATGATGCGGACGCTGCTGCGCAGGCTCGACCTGGAAGAGGCGGCGGCCTACCGCGAGGAGTCGGACGGCTGAGTGCCGCCGGGGTCGTCCGCCCGCGCCCCGTCCGGCGCGCCCGTCACGACGGCCACGAGCCGGGTGCCCGCCGGGTACGCGCCCTCCTCCGCGAGGGTCGTCAGGCCGTGCAGCATTTTGGCCACATACAGTCGCTCGATGGCGAGTCCGTGCCGCGCCTCGAAGTCGCGTGCGAAGGCCTCCAGAACGGGGGACGTGCGCGCGTACCCCCCGCAGTGGAAACGTTCGTCCAGCGTCCAGCCACCGCGCGGCCCGCCGAACGCCGCCTCCTGGAGGGCGCGGACCTCCCCGCCCAGGAAGCCGCCCTTGAGGACCGGGACGCCGAGCGCCCGCTGCCCGGGGGAGAGCCCGGCCGCGAGGCCCGCGAGGGTGCCGCCGGTCCCGCAGGCGACGGCGACCGTGTCCGCCACTCCGGCGAGCTCCCGGCCCAGCTCGACGCAGCCCCGCACCGCGAGCGCGTTGCTGCCGCCCTCGGGGACCACGTACGCGCCCGCGGGGGCACGGCCGAGGAGCCGTGCGAGGGTCGCCGGATCGTTCTTCGCGCGGTACGTGGCCCGGTCCACGAACTCCAGCCGCATCCCGTCCGCCGCGCACCGTGCGAGGGAGGGGTTGAGCGGGCGCCCGGCCAGCTCGTCGCCCCGGACGATCCCGACCGTGGGGAAGCCGAGCAGCCGCCCGGCGGCGGCGGTCGCCCGCAGGTGGTTGGAGTACGCGCCGCCGAAGGTCAGCACGGGACGCCCGGCGGCGGCACCCAGGTTGAGGGCGAGCTTGCGCCACTTGTTGCCCGGCAGGTCGGGGTGGATCAGGTCCTCGCGCTTGAGGAGCAGTGTGAGGCCGCGCCGGGCGAAGCGCGCGTCCTCCACCGGCTCCAGGGGCGAGGGGAGCCGGGGCCGGAGACGGGAGAGGTCGAACGCGTTCACCCGGCCATTGTCCGTGGCCGGCGGAGCCGTGGAACCGCCCCACGCGCGCTCAGCTCAGGACGTCGGCGATCCGCTCCCGCATCGAGGCCATCGTGAAGCCGCGCGGGTCGACCTTCCCGGGCTGCCACTCCCGGTGCCCGATCACCGAGCGCTGCGTCCAGCCGTGCACCCGGCACAACGCGGCCGCCGCCTTCGCGATGGCCTCCAGCTGGACCTTCGGCCACGGGTCCTCGCCGTCCCCGAGGTTCTCGCACTCGAAGCCGTAGAAGTACCGGTTGCCGTCCGTCGTGGCCTCGTCGTCCGGCGGCAGCCCCTGCTCGGCGATGACCGCCCGGAGCACCTCGTCGTCGCCGAGCCCCGCGTGGTTGGCGCGGCCGTAGCCGACGAGGTGGACCGTGCCGTCCTTGGCGATCACGCCGTGGCAGAGCGGTCCCGGCAGGGCCGCGTAGCCGTCCCGGCAGATCCGGACGGTGTTCGCGGTGCCCCGGGTCACGGTGTGGTGGATCATCACGCCGTACACGGGCCCCCAGGGGCCCTTGTGGTTGCGGTTGTGGGTGGACCATTCGCCGACCTGGACGACCGTGAGGCCTTCGTCGCGCAGCGCGTCGAGGAACCTGCTGGCCGACATGGGTGAGGACATGACCGACTCCCTCCGGAGGACGGGGTGAGCTTCCGGAATACCGGAGTCCGCCACTCCGCTGCCATCCGTTCGGACGGTGTGCGAGCCGATCCGGACATCGGCCGATGGGGCGGGTGGGGCTCCGCTGTTCGGATGGAAATCACGTGACATGCCCCGAAGATCGTCGAACAGTCCCACCCGAATGTGTAATGGCGCCGACACACTCCGTGCTGAAAGGCTTCCTCTCGCAACTCAGTCTTTTTCGAGGTCATACGAGAGGGAGTTCCATGTCCGTTGGTTCGGTTGGCGACGAGGTCCGCGCGGAGCAGCAGTCCCCGCAGCAGAGTCTCGGTACCGCCGCCGCGCGGAACCTCGCCACGACCACCAAGTCGGCACCGCAGATGCAGGAGATCACCTCGCGGTGGCTGCTGCGGGCGCTGCCGTGGGTCCAGGTGCAGGGCGGTACGTACCGGGTGAACCGGAGGCTCAGCTACTCCGTGGGTGACGGCCGGGTCACCTTCGTCCAGACCGGAGAGCGCGTCGCGGTCATCCCCGCCGAACTCGGCGAGCTCCCCGCCCTGCGCGGCTACGAGGACGAGGAGGCGCTGACCGAGCTGGCGTCCCGCTGCCGCCAGCGGGAGTACGCGGCGGGTGAGGTGATCGCCGTCGCGGGCGAGCCGACCGACCGGGTCCACCTCCTCGCGCACGGCAGGGTCGAGCAGATCGGCGAGGGGCCGTACGGGGACGAGGCCGTGATCGGCGTCCTGGCCGACGGCGCCTACTTCGGCGACGACGCCCTCGTCGACGCGGAGGCCTCCTGGGAGTGGACCGCCCGCGCGGCCACCGCCTGTACGGTCCTTGAGCTCACCCGGGACGACGTGCGGAACCTCGCGGACCGCGCCGGCTCGCTCGCCGCCCACCTCGCGACGGTGGCCGCCCTGCCGGACCAGCGCACCAACACCTACGGCGAGGCCGCCATCGACCTCTCCGCCGGCCACGTCGGCGAGGCCGTCGTCCCGCACACGTACGTCGACTACGACGCCTCGCCCCGCGAGTACGAGCTGAGCGTCGCCCAGACCGTGCTGAAGGTCCACAGCCGCGTCGCCGACCTCTACAACCAGCCGATGAACCAGACCGAGCAGCAGTTGCGGCTCACGGTCGAGGCGCTCCGCGAGCGCCAGGAGCACGAGCTGGTCAACCACAAGGAGTTCGGCCTCCTCGCCAACTGCGACTACGGGCAGCGGATCCAGCCCCACGACGGCGCCCCCACCCCTGACGACATGGACGAGCTGCTCTCCCGCCGCCGGGGCTCCAAGCTCTTCCTGGCGCACCCGCGCGCCATCGCCGCCTTCGGCCGTGAGCTCAACAAGCGCGGTCTGGTGCCCGAGACGATCGACATCAACGGCAACCGCATCCCGACCTGGCGCGGTGTGCCGATCTACCCGTGCAACAAGATCCCGGTGTCGGACGCCCGCACCACCTCGATCATCTGCATGCGTACCGGCGAGGCCGACCAGGGCGTGATCGGTCTGCACCAGACCGGCCTGCCCGACGAGATCGAGCCCAGCCTCTCCGTCCGCTTCATGGGGATCGACGAGCAGGCGATCATCTCCTACCTGGTCACGGCCTACTACTCGGCGGCGGTCCTCGTCCCGGACGCGCTCGGCGTCCTGGAGAACGTCGAGGTCGGCCGCTGGCGCTGAGCCCGACGACGCCCGGTGGCGGGGACCGAACCCTCCCGCCCCCGGGTGTTCCCGGCTCGTCGCCGCGCAGTACCGCCACGGAGGATACGAAGGAAGTGACCGTGACCATGGCCAGCGCGGATGCCGTCACCGACGGTCAGGGGGCCGTGCGGCTCCTGGACCGGACGCGGACCGCTGTCAATCCCCAATTGCGCTCGACCGTCGAGACCCTGCCCGGCTCCATGCGGCGGGTCGCGATGTACCACTTCGGCTGGGAGCACGCCGACGGCACACCCGCCGCGGAGCAGCCGGGCAAGGCGATCAGGCCCGCCCTGGTCCTCGCGGCGGCGCGGGCGCTCGGCGCCGAAGAGGCCCAGGCGGTGAAGGCCGCCGCCGCCGTCGAACTCGCGCACAACTTCACCCTGCTCCACGACGACATCGTCGACGAGGACGTGACCCGGAGGCACCGGCCCACCGCCTGGACCGTCTTCGGCATCCCGGACGCGCTGATCGCCGGTGACGCGATGAGCGCGCTCGCGCTGCGGCTGCTCGCCGAGGACCCGCACCCGGCCTCGCCCGCCGCCTCCGCGCGCCTGGCGGCCTGCGTCATCGAGCTGTGTGCCGGGCAGCAGGCGGACTGCGCACTCGAACAGCGCGACTCCCGCGAGGTCACGCTCGACGAGTGCCTGGCCATGGCCACCGCGAAGACCGGGGCGCTGCTCGGCGCCTCCTGCGCCATCGGCGCGCTCTACGCGGGCGCGGGCGAGGAGGAGGTCGCGGCGCTGGACGCGTTCGGCCGGGAGGCGGGCCTCGCCTTCCAGCTGATCGACGACCTGATCGGGATCTGGGGCGACCCGGACCGGACGGGCAAGCCGGCCGGGGCCGATCTGGCCGCCCACAAGAAGTCGCTCCCCGTGGTGGCGGCGCTGACCTCGGGGACCCCGGCGGGCGAGGAGCTGGCCGAGATCTACGCCCGTCCGGTGCTGGACGCGGCGGCGGTACGAGCGGCGGCGGACGCGGTCGAGCGGGCCGGCGGGCGCGACTGGGCGCAGGCGCAGGCGGCCGAGCGGATGGGCCGCGCGGTCGAGTACCTGGCGCGGGCGGTCCCGGACCCGGCGGCGGCGGGGGACCTGCTGGCCCTGGCGGAGTTCGTCACGCGCCGCACGCGCTGATCCAGGCCGCGGTGGGTCACGCCTCGGGGACGATCCGGGTGACCACGGTCTCGATCATGTCGTCCAGGTCGCGGTCGCCGAGGAG contains:
- a CDS encoding anti-sigma regulatory factor; translated protein: MSQITGEPGTQDFVEVRLPAAGAYLSVLRTATAGLAARLDFTLDEIEDLRIAVDEACAILLQQAVPGSVLSCVFRLVDDSLDVTVSAPTTDGRAPERDTFAWTVLSALAGKVESSVAEDRTVSISLYKQRGAGPGPA
- a CDS encoding family 2B encapsulin nanocompartment shell protein — protein: MSVGSVGDEVRAEQQSPQQSLGTAAARNLATTTKSAPQMQEITSRWLLRALPWVQVQGGTYRVNRRLSYSVGDGRVTFVQTGERVAVIPAELGELPALRGYEDEEALTELASRCRQREYAAGEVIAVAGEPTDRVHLLAHGRVEQIGEGPYGDEAVIGVLADGAYFGDDALVDAEASWEWTARAATACTVLELTRDDVRNLADRAGSLAAHLATVAALPDQRTNTYGEAAIDLSAGHVGEAVVPHTYVDYDASPREYELSVAQTVLKVHSRVADLYNQPMNQTEQQLRLTVEALRERQEHELVNHKEFGLLANCDYGQRIQPHDGAPTPDDMDELLSRRRGSKLFLAHPRAIAAFGRELNKRGLVPETIDINGNRIPTWRGVPIYPCNKIPVSDARTTSIICMRTGEADQGVIGLHQTGLPDEIEPSLSVRFMGIDEQAIISYLVTAYYSAAVLVPDALGVLENVEVGRWR
- a CDS encoding Na+/H+ antiporter; its protein translation is MDALQLVALVAASAAIAGIARRTPVPAPLLLVAFGLVASYVPGVPDYTLDPHIVLPLILPPLLYTAAVDSSYLDLRANIRPVALLSVGYVLFATVAVGWLAYVLVPDLPLTAALVLGAVVAPPDAVAATAIARKLGLPNRITTILQGESLVNDATAITAYKVALAAAVGEGIGWAGGLGEFALAALGGIGVGLVLMVPIHWLRRTLGDSLLQNTLSLLIPFVAYAAAEEVGASGVLAVVVVGLFLGHRAWQVDFATRLQEEAVWKMVAFVLESAVFALIGLQLPYVVQGLGPYGIGEAVRYAVGVFVAVVVVRFVWVYPATFLPRWTSPRIREREPEVDWRAPLVVGWAGMRGVVSLAIAFSIPVVTDGVEFPARNLVLFLTFTTVIGTLVVQGLTLPPLIRLLKLPGRDGYAETLAEAQAQSEASRAAEERLDELLADERNALPKPLADRLRTVLERRRNAVWERLGSVNEVTGETADDTYRRLSREMIDAEREVFVQLRDARRIDDEMMRTLLRRLDLEEAAAYREESDG
- a CDS encoding N-acetylmuramoyl-L-alanine amidase, with amino-acid sequence MSSPMSASRFLDALRDEGLTVVQVGEWSTHNRNHKGPWGPVYGVMIHHTVTRGTANTVRICRDGYAALPGPLCHGVIAKDGTVHLVGYGRANHAGLGDDEVLRAVIAEQGLPPDDEATTDGNRYFYGFECENLGDGEDPWPKVQLEAIAKAAAALCRVHGWTQRSVIGHREWQPGKVDPRGFTMASMRERIADVLS
- a CDS encoding UBP-type zinc finger domain-containing protein, whose product is MSECPHVAEMPRPEPAPLADTCPECLADGTHPVQLRLCLACGHVGCCDSSAGQHATGHFSTTGHPVMRTFEPGEAWRWCFVDGSIV
- a CDS encoding 1-aminocyclopropane-1-carboxylate deaminase/D-cysteine desulfhydrase; protein product: MNAFDLSRLRPRLPSPLEPVEDARFARRGLTLLLKREDLIHPDLPGNKWRKLALNLGAAAGRPVLTFGGAYSNHLRATAAAGRLLGFPTVGIVRGDELAGRPLNPSLARCAADGMRLEFVDRATYRAKNDPATLARLLGRAPAGAYVVPEGGSNALAVRGCVELGRELAGVADTVAVACGTGGTLAGLAAGLSPGQRALGVPVLKGGFLGGEVRALQEAAFGGPRGGWTLDERFHCGGYARTSPVLEAFARDFEARHGLAIERLYVAKMLHGLTTLAEEGAYPAGTRLVAVVTGAPDGARADDPGGTQPSDSSR
- a CDS encoding RNA polymerase sigma factor SigF, whose product is MRRGDATAGIPEQQARPYEVATEQADQMSEHEQHHEVPETPGVSEAPRGPASAEGSAAAPEEPRPAEADAAADARGDAEADAGAGKPGDEAEEDDEEPDVPAAPDPHDRSGARALFVTLRELPEGSPEKAELRNRLVRMHLPLVEHLARRFRNRGEPLDDLTQVATIGLIKSVDRFDPERGVEFSTYATPTVVGEIKRHFRDKGWAVRVPRRLQELRLSLTTATAELSQQHGRSPTVHELAERLGISEEEVLEGLESANAYSTLSLDVPDTDDESPAVADTLGAEDEALEGVEYRESLKPLLEDLPPREKRILLLRFFGNMTQSQIAQEVGISQMHVSRLLARTLAQLREKLLVEE
- a CDS encoding family 2 encapsulin nanocompartment cargo protein polyprenyl transferase, with product MASADAVTDGQGAVRLLDRTRTAVNPQLRSTVETLPGSMRRVAMYHFGWEHADGTPAAEQPGKAIRPALVLAAARALGAEEAQAVKAAAAVELAHNFTLLHDDIVDEDVTRRHRPTAWTVFGIPDALIAGDAMSALALRLLAEDPHPASPAASARLAACVIELCAGQQADCALEQRDSREVTLDECLAMATAKTGALLGASCAIGALYAGAGEEEVAALDAFGREAGLAFQLIDDLIGIWGDPDRTGKPAGADLAAHKKSLPVVAALTSGTPAGEELAEIYARPVLDAAAVRAAADAVERAGGRDWAQAQAAERMGRAVEYLARAVPDPAAAGDLLALAEFVTRRTR